The following DNA comes from Spirulina major PCC 6313.
TTTGAGTGCCGCAATAATATCGAGTTGGGTAAACTCGCGGTCTTGGGCAAATGCCTCATACATCGCGGCAATAATTGCCTGCTCAATCTCTGCACCAGAAAAACCATCGGACATCTTCGCAAGCTGGCTGAGATCAAAGCGATCAATTTCAGTGCGCCGCTTGCACAGATGAATCTTAAAAATTAATTCCCGCTCTTCCGGGGTGGGAAGATCCACAAAGAAGATCTCATCAAATCGTCCCTTGCGGAGAAATTCTCCCGGTAACCGTTCAATGCGGTTCGCCGTCGCCATCACAAACACCGGGGACGTTTTTTCCTGCATCCAGGTGAGGAATGACCCAAAGATTCGGCTTGATGTACCGCCGTCGGAATCTGACGACCCGCTGCCACCGGAGAAGGACTTATCTAACTCATCGATGAAGAGAATCGCGGGGGAAATCGATTCAGCGGTTTTGAGGGCATTACGCAGGTTCGCTTCCGATCGCCCCACCATCGAGCCATCGTAGACTCGTCCCATATCCAAGCGCAGGATGGGTAAGCCCCACAACCGCGACGTGGTTTTAGCGATCAGGGATTTTCCACAACCGGGCACACCCAGAATTAACATCCCTTTGGGCTGCGGTAAGCCGTAGTCCCTTGCCCGTTCGCTGAAGGCGTTGGAGCGTTGGCGTAGCCAGTGTTTGAGTTCTTCTAGCCCGCCGATCGCATCGAGGGTTTCGTCCTCTTCGATGTATTCCAAAATGCCGTTGCGTCGAATCAGTTGCTTCTTTTCCGACAGGATGATTTCAACTTCCGCATCGGTGAGTTGCTGGGCTTTGACGTAGGCTTTGCGATAAACTTTTTCGGCTTCGTCCTTGGTGAGCCCCAAGGTGGCACGGACGAGCTTTTCTTGGACATCGGCGCTGGGAGGTTTAGCCCGATTGCGGTTCAGTTGCTGTTCTAAAACCTGGTGAAGTTCATCTGTGGTGGGCAGGGGAAAATCCAATACGACCACATCTTTTTCGAGTTCGATGGGTACGTCCTGGATCGGGGACATCAAGATCAGGATCTTTTCGGTGCCTTTGAATGCAGCGATCGCATCCCGTAACGCCCGCTTCACCCCTGCCCCAGAGATGAAATCATGGAGGTCTTTGAACACATAGAGTCCGGGTTCCCGTTGCTGGATGCTCCATTGGATGGCGGCTTCCGGCGAAATGGTGTTGCCTTGGGGAGTGTTGCGCGTTTGACCGTATTCGGTCATGCCCCGCGTCATTGTCCAGACAAACACTTTTTGGTGTTGGGTGTCGGCTTGGGCAATCTTAGCGATCGCCTGCTCCGCACGCTCTTCCTCAGGAGTGATGAGGTAGATCAGGGGATATTGAGCTTTGATGAGAATGCTCAGTTCTTCTTTCATCGTGAATCGACCTTTAAATGTTACGACTCGATGGGATCTCCCCTTGCGGTCGGTTAGCATTGCCAACCCCAACACCTAACAGGGAACGAGACTTTCCTCGCCGTGAGAATCAGCTTCGGACTGGATAGACGGGTGAGGGTTGCCCACTGCAATGTCATCGGGCAG
Coding sequences within:
- a CDS encoding AAA family ATPase, whose amino-acid sequence is MKEELSILIKAQYPLIYLITPEEERAEQAIAKIAQADTQHQKVFVWTMTRGMTEYGQTRNTPQGNTISPEAAIQWSIQQREPGLYVFKDLHDFISGAGVKRALRDAIAAFKGTEKILILMSPIQDVPIELEKDVVVLDFPLPTTDELHQVLEQQLNRNRAKPPSADVQEKLVRATLGLTKDEAEKVYRKAYVKAQQLTDAEVEIILSEKKQLIRRNGILEYIEEDETLDAIGGLEELKHWLRQRSNAFSERARDYGLPQPKGMLILGVPGCGKSLIAKTTSRLWGLPILRLDMGRVYDGSMVGRSEANLRNALKTAESISPAILFIDELDKSFSGGSGSSDSDGGTSSRIFGSFLTWMQEKTSPVFVMATANRIERLPGEFLRKGRFDEIFFVDLPTPEERELIFKIHLCKRRTEIDRFDLSQLAKMSDGFSGAEIEQAIIAAMYEAFAQDREFTQLDIIAALKATLPLSRTMTEQVTALRDWARQRARPAAASSAEYQRLEF